The Pocillopora verrucosa isolate sample1 chromosome 14, ASM3666991v2, whole genome shotgun sequence genome has a segment encoding these proteins:
- the LOC131793331 gene encoding small ribosomal subunit protein uS12 has translation MGKPRGLRTARKLRNHRRDQRWHDKGYKKAHLGTALKANPFGGASHAKGIVLEKVGVEAKQPNSAIRKCVRVQLIKNGKKITAFVPNDGCLNFIEENDEVLISGFGRRGHAVGDIPGVRFKVVKVANVSLLALFKEKKERPRS, from the exons ATGG gTAAGCCAAGAGGTTTAAGGACCGCTCGTAAACTCCGAAACCACCGCCGAGACCAAAGATGGCATGACAAGGGATACAAGAAAGCGCATTTAGGAACAGCACTGAAGGCTAACCCTTTTGGTGGTGCCTCCCATGCCAAGGGAATTGTTCTCGAGAAAGT gGGAGTGGAAGCTAAGCAGCCAAACTCTGCTATTCGAAAGTGTGTTAGAGTACAGCTCATTAAAAATGGGAAGAAGATCACTGCCTTTGTGCCAAATGATGGCTGCCTTAATTTCATTGAAGAAAACGATGAAGTTTTAATCTCTGGTTTTGGCAGAAGAGGTCATGCTGTGGGTGATATTCCTGGTGTGAGGTTCAAGGTTGTAAAGGTTGCTAATGTTTCACTTCTTGCTCTTTTTAAAGAGAAGAAGGAACGACCTCGATCCTAA